A window of Argopecten irradians isolate NY chromosome 14, Ai_NY, whole genome shotgun sequence contains these coding sequences:
- the LOC138307807 gene encoding neuropeptides capa receptor-like encodes MDGPGEPMMEATMQNFSMNKSSNITASYGGPPRQYTDQQAVYFFIHAYVLPIIVFSGLIGNSLSSYLPIIVFSGLIGNSLSSYAFMEKGLRNISSSVYVQAVLISDTGVLISLLFVWLEVLGYRFNHLPHLCQFLVYWGYICTFLSVWLVVCITVENYITICHPAKIRSMCTVRRATMVTTSLAFLAMLAYMVSIFTTTVQIYHVGGKTIPMCLPSPELLEIASMVAYIDTFITLLIPLILITLMLIAISLAICRSIRIKRKRSALKSSKNKMKMSTIPQVRVAKMLGVLSATFLFLNAPSHITRLYLSFRPSASSSGVSYNEGFVQLALQFVYYTNFSIKFLLFFVCSRNFRKSFTRYCKPSCLKTHEKYSSVNCETTEIDTITNGIENRDRSVDDN; translated from the coding sequence ATGGATGGTCCGGGCGAACCCATGATGGAAGCGACGATGCAGAACTTCTCAATGAACAAAAGCAGTAATATAACAGCGAGTTATGGTGGACCACCGAGGCAATATACCGACCAACAGGCAGTGTACTTCTTCATTCATGCCTACGTCTTGCCAATAATCGTTTTCAGTGGATTGATAGGAAACAGTTTATCCTCGTACTTGCCAATAATCGTTTTCAGTGGATTGATAGGAAACAGTTTATCCTCGTATGCGTTTATGGAGAAAGGTCTTCGTAATATATCTTCTAGTGTGTATGTACAAGCTGTACTGATATCGGACACGGGAGTACTGATTTCTTTACTGTTTGTCTGGCTAGAGGTACTCGGTTACCGCTTCAATCATTTGCCACACCTATGTCAGTTCCTAGTATACTGGGGGTACATCTGTACATTCCTGTCAGTCTGGCTGGTTGTATGTATCACCGTGGAGAACTACATAACAATATGTCACCCGGCCAAAATAAGATCGATGTGTACAGTGCGGCGCGCGACCATGGTGACCACTTCACTGGCGTTCCTGGCAATGCTCGCGTACATGGTGTCCATCTTCACAACCACGGTCCAAATTTACCACGTGGGCGGTAAAACCATCCCAATGTGTCTGCCATCACCAGAGCTACTTGAGATCGCCTCAATGGTTGCTTACATCGACACATTCATCACACTACTCATCCCTCTAATCTTGATTACACTGATGCTTATCGCTATATCCCTTGCTATATGTCGGTCCATACGAATTAAGCGTAAACGCAGTGCCTTGAAATCATCAaagaacaaaatgaaaatgtctACAATACCACAGGTTAGAGTGGCAAAAATGCTTGGGGTATTATCGGCAACGTTTCTTTTCCTGAACGCTCCCAGTCATATTACTAGACTGTATCTAAGCTTTCGTCCAAGTGCCTCATCAAGTGGGGTTTCATATAACGAAGGGTTTGTGCAGCTTGCTCTgcaatttgtttattatacaaaCTTTTCTATTAAATTTCTCCTATTTTTTGTTTGCAGTAGAAATTTTCGTAAATCATTTACCAGATATTGCAAACCATCTTGCTTAAAAACACATGAAAAATATTCGTCAGTAAATTGCGAAACCACAGAAATTGATACCATTACAAACGGGATTGAAAACAGGGACCGGAGTGTTGATGACAATTGA